The following coding sequences lie in one Flavobacterium cyclinae genomic window:
- the rplW gene encoding 50S ribosomal protein L23, whose amino-acid sequence MSIIIKPIITEKITKDGEIFNRFGFVVAKNANKIQIKNAIEAAYGVNVVAVNTMNYRADRSVKYTKSGLISGKTNAYKKAVVQVQEGETIDFYTNI is encoded by the coding sequence ATGAGTATCATAATTAAGCCTATTATAACTGAAAAAATAACTAAAGATGGTGAAATTTTTAACCGTTTTGGTTTTGTAGTTGCAAAAAATGCAAATAAAATTCAAATCAAAAATGCTATTGAAGCAGCTTATGGTGTGAATGTTGTTGCTGTTAATACAATGAATTACAGAGCTGATAGAAGTGTTAAATATACCAAAAGTGGTTTAATCAGTGGAAAAACAAATGCTTATAAAAAAGCAGTTGTTCAAGTACAAGAGGGAGAAACAATAGATTTTTATACTAATATCTAA
- the rplD gene encoding 50S ribosomal protein L4 produces MEVKVLDINGKETGRKVQLSDSVFAIEPNKHAVYLDVKQYLANQRQGTHKAKERAEVAGSTRKIKKQKGTGTARAGSAKSPVFKGGGTIFGPRPRSYSFKLNKNLKRLARKSALSLKVNESNLVVVEDFTFDTPSTKNFINVLKALGLENKKSLFVLGDTNKNVYLSSRNLKASSVVTTSELSTYAILNAKSLVLLEGAVDGIEANLSK; encoded by the coding sequence ATGGAAGTAAAAGTTTTAGATATCAACGGAAAAGAAACTGGTAGAAAAGTTCAACTTTCTGATTCAGTTTTCGCAATTGAGCCAAACAAACATGCAGTTTACTTAGATGTAAAACAATATTTGGCTAATCAAAGACAAGGTACTCACAAAGCTAAAGAAAGAGCTGAGGTTGCAGGAAGTACTCGTAAAATCAAAAAACAAAAAGGAACTGGTACTGCACGTGCAGGATCTGCTAAGAGTCCGGTTTTTAAAGGAGGAGGTACTATTTTTGGACCAAGACCTAGAAGTTACTCTTTCAAATTGAACAAAAACTTAAAAAGATTAGCTCGTAAATCAGCTTTATCTTTAAAAGTAAATGAGTCTAATTTGGTAGTAGTAGAAGATTTTACATTTGATACACCAAGCACTAAAAATTTCATTAATGTATTGAAAGCTTTAGGGTTAGAAAATAAAAAATCATTATTTGTGTTGGGCGATACAAATAAAAATGTATATTTGTCGTCACGCAATTTAAAAGCGTCTAGCGTTGTAACTACTTCAGAATTAAGCACTTATGCAATTTTAAATGCAAAAAGTTTAGTTCTTTTAGAAGGTGCAGTAGACGGAATTGAAGCTAATTTAAGTAAATAA
- the rplC gene encoding 50S ribosomal protein L3, whose amino-acid sequence MSGLIGRKIGMTSIFDENGKNIPCTVIECGPCVVTQVRTKEVDGYEAIQLGFDDKTEKHSIKAELGHFKKAGTVAKKKVVEFKGFETEYKLGDVIAVDLFAEGEFVDVVGVSKGKGFQGVVKRHGFGGVGQSTHGQHNRLRAPGSVGASSYPSRVFKGMRMAGRMGGENVTVQNLRVLKVVAEKNLLLVKGAIPGHKNSYVIVQK is encoded by the coding sequence ATGTCTGGGTTAATCGGAAGAAAAATTGGCATGACTAGTATCTTTGATGAGAACGGGAAAAATATTCCTTGTACTGTAATCGAGTGTGGTCCATGTGTTGTTACCCAAGTCAGAACCAAAGAAGTAGATGGCTATGAAGCTATCCAATTAGGTTTCGATGACAAAACTGAAAAGCATTCAATTAAAGCTGAGTTAGGTCACTTTAAGAAAGCTGGAACAGTTGCGAAAAAGAAAGTAGTTGAATTCAAAGGTTTTGAAACGGAGTACAAATTAGGCGATGTAATCGCTGTTGACTTATTCGCTGAAGGTGAATTTGTTGATGTTGTTGGAGTTTCTAAAGGAAAAGGATTCCAAGGAGTTGTTAAACGTCATGGTTTTGGTGGAGTTGGTCAGTCAACTCACGGTCAACACAACCGTTTAAGAGCGCCGGGTTCTGTTGGAGCTTCATCTTATCCGTCAAGAGTATTCAAAGGAATGCGTATGGCAGGTAGAATGGGAGGAGAAAATGTTACAGTACAAAACCTTAGAGTTTTAAAAGTAGTTGCTGAAAAGAACTTGCTTTTAGTTAAAGGAGCGATTCCTGGACACAAAAACTCTTATGTAATCGTTCAGAAGTAA
- the rpsJ gene encoding 30S ribosomal protein S10, which translates to MSQKIRIKLKSYDHMLVDKSAEKIVKTVKSTGAVVTGPIPLPTHKKIFTVLRSPHVNKKSREQFELSSYKRLLDIYSSSSKTIDALMKLELPSGVEVEIKV; encoded by the coding sequence ATGAGTCAAAAAATCAGAATAAAATTAAAATCATACGATCATATGTTGGTTGATAAATCAGCAGAAAAAATCGTAAAGACTGTAAAAAGTACAGGTGCTGTGGTAACGGGTCCTATTCCATTACCTACTCACAAAAAGATTTTTACTGTATTACGTTCTCCACACGTTAACAAAAAATCAAGAGAGCAATTCGAGTTAAGTTCTTATAAGAGATTGTTAGATATCTACAGTTCTTCTTCTAAAACTATCGATGCTTTAATGAAATTAGAGTTACCTTCAGGAGTTGAAGTAGAAATCAAAGTGTGA
- the fusA gene encoding elongation factor G, translating to MARDLKYTRNIGIAAHIDAGKTTTTERILFYTGKSHKIGEVHDGAATMDWMAQEQERGITITSAATTCEWNFPTNQGKILPESKPYHFNIIDTPGHVDFTVEVNRSLRVLDGLVFLFSAVDGVEPQSETNWRLADQYRVPRMGFVNKMDRQGSNFLAVCQQVKDMLKSNAVAITLPIGEEADFKGVVDLVKNQAIVWHDETQGATFDIVDIPADMVAEVKEYRSILIEEIATYDENLLEKYMEDENSITEEEINNALRAATIDMAIIPMICGSSFKNKGVQFMLDAVCKYLPSPLDKEGIEGIHPDEKDKLEEDQVKIMRRPDTKEPFAALAFKIATDPYVGRLAFFRAYSGRLDAGSYILNTRSGNKERISRIYQMHANKQNPIEYIEAGDIGAAVGFKDIKTGDTMCDEKHPIILESMKFPDPVIGIAIEPKTKADVDKMGMALAKLAEEDPTFTVRTDEASGQTIISGMGELHLDILIDRMKREFKVEVNQGEPQVEYKEAFTKAAQHREVYKKQSGGRGKFGDIVFRLEPADEVDGKPFVGLQFINEVKGGNVPKEYIPAVEKGFREAMKQGPLAGYAVDSLKVTLLDGSFHPVDSDALSFELAAKMGYKEVAKAAGAVVLEPIMKIEVITPEENMGDIVGDLNRRRGQVNDMGDRNGAKTIKANVPLSEMFGYVTTLRTLSSGRATSTMEFSHYEETPSNISEAVIKKAKGNA from the coding sequence ATGGCTAGAGATTTAAAATATACAAGAAACATAGGAATTGCGGCTCACATTGATGCTGGTAAAACAACAACAACTGAGCGTATCTTATTTTACACAGGAAAATCACATAAAATTGGTGAAGTACACGATGGTGCTGCAACAATGGACTGGATGGCACAAGAGCAAGAAAGAGGTATTACTATTACTTCTGCTGCTACAACTTGTGAATGGAATTTCCCAACAAACCAAGGTAAAATTTTACCTGAATCTAAACCGTATCACTTTAACATTATCGATACTCCTGGTCACGTTGACTTTACAGTAGAGGTAAATCGTTCGTTACGTGTATTAGATGGTTTAGTATTCTTATTTAGTGCGGTTGATGGTGTTGAGCCTCAGTCAGAAACTAACTGGAGATTAGCAGATCAATATAGAGTTCCTCGTATGGGATTCGTAAATAAAATGGACCGTCAAGGTTCTAACTTCTTGGCAGTTTGTCAACAAGTTAAAGATATGTTGAAATCAAATGCAGTTGCTATTACTTTACCAATTGGTGAAGAAGCTGATTTCAAAGGTGTAGTAGATTTAGTAAAAAATCAAGCTATTGTATGGCATGATGAAACTCAAGGAGCTACATTTGATATCGTTGATATTCCAGCTGATATGGTGGCAGAAGTAAAAGAGTATCGTTCAATTTTAATTGAAGAGATTGCTACCTACGACGAAAACTTATTAGAGAAGTATATGGAAGATGAAAACTCAATTACTGAGGAAGAAATCAACAATGCTTTACGTGCTGCAACAATTGATATGGCAATCATCCCAATGATTTGTGGTTCTTCTTTCAAAAACAAAGGAGTTCAATTCATGTTAGATGCAGTTTGTAAATATTTACCATCTCCATTAGACAAAGAAGGAATCGAAGGTATTCACCCTGATGAAAAAGATAAGTTAGAGGAAGATCAAGTTAAAATCATGCGTCGTCCTGATACAAAAGAGCCTTTTGCTGCTTTAGCATTTAAAATCGCTACTGACCCTTATGTTGGTCGTTTAGCTTTCTTCCGTGCTTATTCAGGTCGTTTAGATGCAGGTTCTTATATCTTAAATACTCGTTCTGGAAACAAAGAGCGTATTTCTCGTATTTACCAAATGCACGCTAACAAACAAAATCCAATCGAATATATTGAAGCTGGAGATATTGGAGCTGCTGTAGGATTTAAAGATATCAAGACTGGAGATACAATGTGTGATGAAAAACACCCAATTATTCTTGAGTCTATGAAATTCCCTGATCCGGTAATTGGTATCGCGATCGAGCCTAAAACAAAAGCTGACGTTGATAAAATGGGTATGGCTTTGGCAAAATTAGCTGAAGAAGATCCAACATTTACGGTTAGAACTGATGAGGCTTCTGGTCAAACTATCATTTCTGGTATGGGTGAGCTTCACTTAGATATCTTAATTGATCGTATGAAACGTGAGTTCAAAGTGGAAGTTAACCAAGGTGAACCTCAAGTAGAATACAAAGAAGCTTTCACAAAAGCTGCTCAACATAGAGAAGTTTATAAAAAACAATCTGGAGGTCGTGGTAAATTCGGGGATATCGTATTCCGTCTTGAGCCTGCTGACGAAGTTGATGGTAAACCATTTGTTGGATTACAATTTATCAATGAAGTTAAAGGTGGTAACGTACCAAAAGAATATATTCCTGCTGTAGAAAAAGGATTCAGAGAAGCTATGAAGCAAGGTCCTTTAGCTGGTTACGCAGTAGACAGTTTAAAAGTTACTTTATTAGATGGTTCATTCCACCCTGTGGATTCTGATGCTTTATCATTCGAATTAGCAGCTAAAATGGGTTATAAAGAAGTAGCTAAAGCCGCAGGAGCTGTAGTTCTTGAGCCAATCATGAAAATCGAAGTTATTACTCCAGAAGAAAACATGGGGGATATCGTAGGTGACTTAAACCGTCGTAGAGGTCAAGTTAATGATATGGGTGATAGAAATGGTGCTAAGACTATCAAAGCTAATGTTCCTTTATCAGAAATGTTTGGTTATGTAACTACATTAAGAACATTGTCTTCTGGTAGAGCTACATCTACAATGGAGTTCTCTCACTATGAAGAAACACCTTCTAACATTTCAGAAGCTGTAATCAAAAAAGCAAAAGGTAACGCTTAA
- the rpsG gene encoding 30S ribosomal protein S7, protein MRKRQAKKRPLLPDPKFNDQLVTRFVNNLMWDGKKSTAFKVFYDAIEIVETKKQDAEKSALEIWKDALTNVMPHVEVRSRRVGGATFQIPMPIRPDRKISYAIKWMILYARKRNEKSMAAKLASEILAAAKEEGAAVKKRMDTHKMAEANKAFSHFRF, encoded by the coding sequence ATGAGAAAAAGACAGGCCAAAAAAAGACCTCTTTTACCAGATCCAAAATTTAATGATCAGTTAGTTACGCGTTTTGTAAATAACTTAATGTGGGATGGTAAAAAATCAACTGCTTTTAAAGTGTTCTATGATGCAATTGAAATCGTGGAAACTAAAAAGCAAGATGCAGAAAAATCTGCATTAGAAATTTGGAAAGATGCATTAACAAATGTAATGCCACACGTAGAGGTTCGTTCTCGTCGTGTAGGTGGAGCTACATTTCAAATTCCAATGCCAATTCGTCCAGATAGAAAAATTTCTTACGCTATCAAATGGATGATATTGTATGCAAGAAAAAGAAATGAAAAATCGATGGCTGCTAAGTTAGCATCTGAAATTTTAGCTGCTGCTAAAGAAGAAGGTGCTGCTGTTAAGAAAAGAATGGATACTCACAAAATGGCAGAAGCTAATAAAGCTTTCTCTCACTTTAGATTTTAA
- the rpsL gene encoding 30S ribosomal protein S12, giving the protein MPTIQQLVRTGRTQITKKSKSAALDSCPQRRGVCTRVYTTTPKKPNSAMRKVARVRLTNGNEVNAYIPGEGHNLQEHSIVLVRGGRVKDLPGVRYHIVRGALDTAGVAGRTQRRSKYGAKRPKPGQAPAAAGKKK; this is encoded by the coding sequence ATGCCAACAATTCAACAATTAGTAAGAACAGGGAGAACCCAAATAACTAAGAAGAGTAAATCGGCTGCTTTAGATTCTTGTCCTCAAAGAAGAGGTGTGTGTACTCGTGTTTACACAACAACTCCTAAAAAACCAAACTCAGCAATGAGAAAGGTGGCTAGGGTTCGTTTAACAAACGGAAACGAGGTAAATGCATACATTCCTGGAGAAGGTCACAATTTACAAGAGCACTCGATAGTATTAGTTAGAGGTGGAAGAGTAAAAGATTTACCAGGAGTACGTTACCACATCGTGCGTGGAGCATTAGATACTGCGGGTGTTGCAGGTAGAACACAACGTAGATCTAAGTATGGAGCAAAACGTCCAAAACCAGGACAAGCACCTGCTGCAGCTGGAAAGAAAAAGTAA
- the rlmB gene encoding 23S rRNA (guanosine(2251)-2'-O)-methyltransferase RlmB: MEKDNQIFGIRAIIEAINAKKEIDKVFIQKEAQGDLMQDLMKTMKRNNINFSYVPVEKLNRLTPNNHQGAVATIAPISFVALETMVESVIESGKKPLFLILDQLSDARNFGAIIRTAECTGVDGIIIQKQGSAPVNGDTVKTSAGAVFNVPICKVDHIKDAIFYLQGSGIKTVAATEKTEQHIYDINFNEGVAIIMGSEDRGVNPSVLKIVDEKAKLPMFGTIESLNVSVACGAFLYEALRQRM, from the coding sequence ATGGAAAAAGACAACCAAATATTCGGGATTAGGGCGATAATTGAAGCAATTAACGCTAAAAAAGAAATTGATAAAGTTTTCATTCAAAAAGAAGCACAAGGCGACTTGATGCAGGATTTGATGAAAACGATGAAAAGAAACAACATCAATTTCTCCTACGTTCCTGTTGAAAAACTAAACCGATTAACTCCAAATAACCACCAAGGTGCCGTAGCAACCATTGCTCCTATTTCTTTTGTTGCATTAGAAACTATGGTGGAAAGTGTTATCGAAAGTGGTAAGAAGCCTTTATTCTTAATTTTAGATCAACTATCCGATGCGCGTAACTTTGGCGCTATCATCAGAACTGCAGAATGTACAGGTGTTGATGGAATCATTATCCAAAAACAAGGTTCAGCTCCTGTGAATGGTGATACGGTTAAAACTTCTGCTGGTGCGGTTTTTAATGTGCCAATTTGCAAAGTAGACCATATTAAAGATGCTATTTTTTATTTGCAAGGAAGCGGAATTAAAACCGTTGCGGCAACTGAAAAAACAGAACAACACATTTACGACATCAACTTCAATGAAGGCGTTGCCATTATTATGGGTAGCGAAGACAGAGGTGTGAATCCTTCAGTATTAAAAATTGTAGATGAAAAAGCAAAATTACCAATGTTTGGGACTATAGAATCGTTGAATGTTTCAGTGGCTTGTGGTGCTTTTTTGTATGAGGCGCTGAGACAGAGAATGTAG
- a CDS encoding rhomboid family intramembrane serine protease, whose translation MEKQHDNPFQFTKAVILLPLFLVLTLWLVFWYELQFQHNLSHFGIYPREVYGLKGILFSPFLHGDIEHLANNSVALLVLLPILRYFYKEQSFVVLFLGILFSGLGTWLLGRPSYHIGASGLIYALVSFIFFKGIFTKYYRLVALSFTIVILYGGSVWYMFPNVKEGISWEGHLAGFIVGLALALVLKTPQFSKPIFYEWEKPDFNPELDPFMKNFDEKGNFNPPPKPEEVVKEYFTSSMKVVYEFLGKKN comes from the coding sequence ATGGAAAAACAACACGATAATCCTTTTCAGTTCACAAAAGCAGTCATTTTATTGCCGTTATTTTTGGTGTTGACTTTATGGTTGGTTTTTTGGTACGAATTGCAATTTCAGCATAATTTGTCGCATTTTGGAATTTATCCAAGAGAAGTGTATGGATTAAAAGGCATTCTATTTAGTCCATTTTTACATGGCGATATTGAGCATTTGGCAAATAATTCCGTTGCTTTATTAGTGTTGTTGCCAATATTGAGATATTTCTACAAAGAGCAATCGTTCGTGGTTTTGTTTTTAGGAATTCTCTTTTCAGGATTAGGAACTTGGTTATTGGGAAGACCAAGTTATCATATTGGCGCTAGTGGATTAATATATGCTTTGGTGAGTTTTATTTTTTTCAAAGGTATTTTTACCAAATATTACCGATTGGTAGCTTTATCTTTCACCATCGTAATTTTATACGGTGGAAGCGTTTGGTATATGTTTCCCAATGTAAAAGAAGGTATTTCTTGGGAAGGTCATTTGGCAGGATTTATTGTAGGATTGGCTTTAGCTTTAGTTCTAAAAACACCTCAATTTTCTAAACCTATTTTCTACGAATGGGAAAAACCCGATTTCAATCCCGAACTCGATCCTTTTATGAAAAACTTCGACGAAAAAGGAAATTTTAATCCGCCTCCAAAACCTGAAGAAGTGGTAAAAGAGTATTTTACTTCTTCAATGAAAGTGGTTTATGAGTTTTTGGGAAAGAAAAATTAA
- a CDS encoding replication-associated recombination protein A, whose product MNQPLAERIRPQQLSDYISQLHLVGPEGSLTQQIAKGLIPSLILWGPPGTGKTTLAQIMAQESKRPFYQLSAIHSGVKDIREVIEKAKQSSGLFTAKNPILFIDEIHRFSKSQQDSLLSAVEKGWVTLIGATTENPSFEVIPALLSRCQVYVLNAFTKDDLEGLLHRAMKTDVELLKKEIHLKETEALMRLSGGDGRKLLNIFELVVNATDGDTIEITNDKVMQLVQKNTVLYDKTGEQHYDIVSAFIKSIRGSDPNGAVYWLARMIEGGEDVKFIARRMLILASEDIGNANPTALIMANNTFQAVTTIGYPESRIILSQCAIYLATSAKSNASYMAIGKAQQIVKQTGDLPVPIHLRNAPTKLMKELGYGEEYKYSHDFPNNFAEQEFLPTEISETKFFEPGENAREKELRQFLKNRWKDKYGY is encoded by the coding sequence ATGAATCAACCATTAGCCGAACGCATTCGCCCACAACAATTATCGGATTACATCAGCCAATTGCATTTAGTTGGACCTGAAGGGTCGTTAACACAACAAATTGCCAAGGGATTAATACCGAGTTTGATTTTATGGGGACCACCAGGAACCGGAAAAACCACCTTGGCGCAAATCATGGCACAAGAAAGCAAACGTCCGTTTTACCAACTGAGTGCGATACATTCTGGTGTGAAAGACATTCGTGAAGTAATTGAAAAAGCGAAACAAAGTAGTGGTTTATTTACAGCCAAAAATCCGATTTTGTTTATTGATGAGATTCATCGTTTTTCAAAATCCCAACAAGATTCTTTATTGTCAGCGGTGGAAAAAGGTTGGGTTACTTTGATTGGTGCTACTACAGAAAATCCAAGTTTTGAGGTTATCCCCGCTTTATTGTCAAGATGTCAGGTTTATGTTTTAAATGCGTTTACCAAAGACGATTTGGAAGGCTTACTACATCGCGCTATGAAAACCGATGTGGAACTTCTAAAAAAAGAAATCCATTTAAAAGAAACTGAAGCATTAATGCGTCTTTCAGGTGGCGATGGAAGAAAGTTATTGAATATTTTCGAATTGGTAGTTAATGCAACTGACGGTGATACAATTGAAATTACCAATGATAAAGTAATGCAATTGGTGCAAAAAAATACGGTGTTGTATGACAAAACTGGCGAGCAACATTACGATATAGTTTCTGCTTTCATCAAATCAATTCGAGGAAGCGACCCAAATGGTGCGGTGTATTGGTTAGCTCGAATGATTGAAGGTGGCGAAGATGTAAAATTCATTGCGAGAAGAATGCTGATTTTAGCTAGTGAAGATATTGGAAATGCCAATCCAACAGCTTTGATTATGGCGAATAATACGTTTCAAGCGGTAACTACAATTGGCTATCCTGAAAGTAGAATTATTTTGAGTCAATGTGCGATTTATTTAGCAACCTCTGCCAAAAGTAATGCAAGTTATATGGCAATTGGAAAAGCACAACAAATTGTAAAACAAACAGGCGATTTACCAGTTCCTATTCATTTACGTAATGCACCTACCAAATTAATGAAAGAATTAGGTTATGGCGAAGAGTATAAATACTCACATGATTTCCCAAATAACTTTGCGGAACAAGAATTTTTACCAACTGAAATTTCAGAAACAAAATTCTTTGAACCAGGAGAAAATGCACGCGAAAAAGAATTACGTCAGTTTTTAAAGAATCGATGGAAAGACAAGTATGGCTATTGA
- a CDS encoding YjjG family noncanonical pyrimidine nucleotidase, producing the protein MHSFQHKKHLFFDLDHTLWDFDKNSAFAFDAIFKQQGFEIELSDFLNIYIPRNQHYWKLYQVNQISHEDLRYYRLKDVFDALHFEVSDEMIHHLSEEYIKYLPEFNHLFDGAIELLDYLKPKYQLHIITNGFASVQTKKMKNSKIDHYFETITNSEMAGFKKPHRNIFDFALSLAKASQEESLMIGDSFEADIIGAQEAGIDAVFFNEQNIKVERPVFQVTHLLELKNIL; encoded by the coding sequence TTGCATTCATTCCAACATAAAAAACATCTCTTTTTCGATTTAGATCATACACTTTGGGATTTTGATAAAAATTCTGCTTTTGCTTTTGATGCTATATTCAAACAACAAGGATTTGAAATTGAATTATCAGATTTTCTAAATATTTATATTCCAAGAAACCAACATTATTGGAAATTGTATCAAGTGAATCAAATCTCACACGAGGACTTACGTTATTATCGTTTAAAAGATGTTTTTGATGCGTTACATTTTGAAGTTTCAGACGAAATGATTCATCATTTATCCGAAGAATACATCAAATATTTACCTGAGTTTAATCATTTGTTTGATGGTGCAATTGAGTTATTAGATTATCTAAAGCCTAAATATCAATTGCATATAATAACGAATGGCTTTGCGTCGGTTCAAACCAAGAAAATGAAAAATTCCAAAATTGATCATTATTTTGAAACCATTACCAATTCAGAAATGGCAGGATTTAAAAAACCGCATCGCAACATATTTGATTTTGCCTTATCTTTGGCTAAAGCTTCACAAGAAGAAAGTTTGATGATTGGAGATAGTTTCGAAGCGGATATCATTGGAGCACAAGAAGCAGGAATAGATGCAGTTTTTTTTAATGAACAAAATATAAAAGTTGAAAGACCTGTTTTTCAAGTAACACATTTATTAGAATTAAAAAATATATTATAA
- a CDS encoding ABC transporter permease, which yields MIAKLAWKNIWFKPLNTILSVVLLTSSVAIITTLVLVEKQFEEKFSSNIDGVDLVMGAQGSPLQLILSSVYQVDAPTGNISYDSAKVWMQHPFVQKAIPLAFGDNYRGYKILGTTPDYLEKYGAEISEGQLFEKNFEVVIGNDIAQKLSLKIGDEFFGSHGDAAEGEVHDHYAYKIVGIAKPTGKVVDNLILCTIPSVWQMHGSHGEEENPAHGEEGHVHVEGEVHHEEADMTLDEPGMEITAVLLKFRNKMGIVTWPRIIAQNTKMQVASPAIEVNRLFSLFGIGISALQYLAYGIMLISGISIFIALYNTLKERENEFALMRVNGAKRLQLLKVVMIESLLLCMVGFIFGTILGRVGLSMLSNSAEEDFKMSFNPYEFIWEKEGTLFLLTIFVGFIAALIPAIKAYNLNISKTLANA from the coding sequence ATGATAGCAAAATTAGCATGGAAAAATATATGGTTCAAACCATTAAATACCATCTTGAGTGTTGTTTTGCTAACCTCAAGTGTCGCGATTATTACGACTTTAGTTTTGGTCGAAAAACAATTTGAAGAAAAATTTTCAAGTAACATTGATGGAGTTGATTTAGTAATGGGAGCACAAGGAAGTCCATTACAATTGATATTATCTTCGGTTTACCAAGTGGATGCTCCAACGGGAAATATTAGTTACGATTCGGCAAAAGTTTGGATGCAACATCCATTTGTTCAAAAAGCAATTCCATTAGCATTTGGCGACAATTACCGTGGATATAAAATCTTAGGAACAACACCCGATTATTTAGAAAAATATGGAGCCGAAATTTCGGAAGGTCAACTATTTGAAAAGAATTTTGAAGTCGTAATTGGAAATGATATCGCACAAAAATTGAGTTTAAAAATTGGAGATGAGTTCTTCGGTTCACACGGTGATGCGGCAGAAGGAGAAGTTCATGACCATTATGCCTATAAAATTGTCGGAATTGCAAAACCAACCGGGAAAGTGGTCGATAATTTGATTTTATGTACGATTCCAAGTGTATGGCAAATGCACGGAAGCCATGGTGAAGAAGAAAATCCAGCGCATGGAGAAGAAGGTCACGTTCATGTAGAAGGTGAAGTACATCACGAGGAAGCAGACATGACTTTAGATGAACCTGGAATGGAAATCACAGCGGTTTTATTAAAATTTCGTAACAAAATGGGAATTGTAACTTGGCCAAGAATCATCGCACAAAACACCAAAATGCAAGTTGCTTCACCTGCAATCGAGGTAAATCGTTTGTTTTCTTTATTCGGAATTGGAATTTCAGCTTTACAATATTTGGCATACGGAATCATGTTGATTTCAGGAATTTCGATTTTCATCGCACTTTACAATACTTTAAAAGAACGCGAAAATGAGTTTGCTTTAATGCGTGTCAACGGAGCCAAAAGATTACAGCTTTTAAAAGTCGTGATGATTGAAAGTTTACTTTTATGTATGGTTGGATTTATTTTTGGTACGATTTTAGGTAGAGTAGGACTAAGTATGTTGTCCAACTCAGCCGAAGAAGATTTCAAAATGAGTTTTAATCCATACGAATTTATTTGGGAGAAAGAAGGAACTTTATTTTTACTAACTATATTTGTGGGCTTTATTGCAGCGTTAATTCCAGCTATAAAAGCATACAATTTAAATATTTCAAAAACATTAGCCAATGCGTAA
- a CDS encoding ABC transporter ATP-binding protein encodes MISTKNITFSYSKDQLFHMPDLYCEAGSTLLITGDSGKGKTTYLHILAGLLKPKTGEIEIDKTDIVSLSEKATDKFRGKHIGVVFQKSHFIGALTVLENLEMASWLATGKKHSKRAKKLLEQLGIENQASKLPSQLSIGQQQRVSIARALMNEPKVLLADEPTSSLDDKNAEKVIELLTSLSKEYKAALLIVTHDNRIKERFINKITLI; translated from the coding sequence ATGATTAGCACCAAAAACATCACTTTTTCCTACTCAAAAGACCAACTCTTCCACATGCCTGATTTGTATTGTGAAGCAGGAAGTACTTTGTTGATTACAGGTGATTCTGGAAAAGGGAAAACTACGTATTTGCATATTTTAGCAGGATTGTTAAAACCAAAAACAGGCGAAATCGAAATCGATAAAACCGATATTGTATCACTTTCAGAAAAAGCAACCGATAAATTTCGTGGGAAGCACATCGGTGTGGTTTTTCAAAAATCGCATTTTATTGGCGCTTTGACAGTTTTGGAAAATTTGGAAATGGCAAGTTGGTTGGCAACAGGTAAAAAGCATAGCAAACGAGCGAAAAAACTTTTAGAACAATTAGGTATTGAAAACCAAGCGTCTAAATTGCCATCGCAATTAAGTATTGGTCAACAACAACGTGTTTCGATAGCACGTGCGTTAATGAACGAACCAAAAGTGTTATTGGCAGACGAACCCACATCAAGTTTAGATGATAAAAATGCGGAGAAAGTAATCGAATTGTTGACTTCTTTGTCAAAAGAATACAAAGCTGCTTTGCTAATCGTTACGCACGATAACCGAATTAAAGAAAGATTTATCAATAAAATTACCTTGATATGA